Genomic segment of Streptosporangium sp. NBC_01755:
CCCCGAGCTCGACTCCGGCCACCACCTGCTCAGCGCCGCCGTAGACCCGGCCGCAGCCGCCGAGCGGCTCGCCGAGCACTACGAGATCCTGCGCGCCCGCCCCCTCACCACCGTGCTGGGCAGCGAGCTGCCGCTGCTGGCCGACGTGATCCTGGCCGAGCATGTCGTCCCGCGCTGACGCCGAGGCGGCGCGCGTCGCCCGGCAGGTGCAGCAGCACGCGCCCACCTGGCTGGTCATGTGGAGCCTGCGCCACCGACGGTTCGAGGCCTGGCAGTGCAGCGACCCGAAGAGCTGCCGCACCGTTCATGGACGCACCGCCGCCGAGCTGTGGAACCGCATGCAACAGGTGGAACTCGAACTCCGGCGGACCCTGCCCCGAGGCGCCGCGCAGCCCACACCCGCTGCGAACGGCCGCCTGAGTTCGCCAGTCCCCGCGGCCCCGGGATACGTCCCGGGGCCACGCCCCCACCCCGACGAAAGGACTCGGCCGTGATCCCGCCCTACGGCACACCGGTTAGCGACCGGCTGAACGCGGCCACCCGGCGCAGCGGTGCCATCGCCGCCCTCAAGCACCTGCGCACCGAGCTGCACACCCACCGGATCTACCCGGAGATCTCCTACGACGAAGGCCAGCCCCGCCTCGTGATCAGCGCCGAGCTGACCGTGTGGGCCGACCGCGCCGGAACCGTCTTCTGCTGGGGCGCTGTCCACCTGGAAGAACCCGCCGACCACGCGCCGGTCGACGACTTGGTGAAGGTCGCGCACCGCATCGCCGGACGCCTCGGGAACCACTACGCCGAGCCGGTGACCCCACCATGAGCCGGCGCGGCGGCGCGGCGACCAGCCTCCCGTGCCGTCGCGCCCCCAACTCCCCTCGGGCGGCGGTGCACCATCAGGGGCCGCCCGCGGGGGTAGACGCGACCGTACGACCTCCTGCTTGGAGGGGCGTGAACCTCGGTCGAAATGATGGTGCCCCGCCAGTTCTTTCCAGCGGGGCACCATCCGATGGCAGTCAGCGTGCACCTCCCCCCACAGATAGTCACACTCTGCAATCAGAGTCTCACTAACAGGAAGAGCTTCGCCGTGACCGATGTGTTCCTCAACCGATTCGCCGAAACCCCGCTCCGGATCGGCACCCGCACCTCCACCCTGGCCAAGATTCAGGCCAGTCGTGTCGCCGAGATGATCACCAAGCTCGCGCCCGAGATCCCGATCGAGATCGTGCCCACGCAGGTAACCGCTGACCTCTGGCCCGGTGACCTGGCCGAGATCGGCGGCAAGGGAGCCTTCAGCAAGGAGATCGACAGCGCCTTGACCGGCGGCCGGATCGATATCGCCGTCCACTGCGTCAAAGACGTCCCCGGCGATGTGCCCCTGGCCGAGGGCACCGCGTTCGGCGCCTACCTGGAACGGGACGACGTCCACGACGTCGTCGTCACCCGCGACGGCGTCGCCCTGGCCGACCTGCCCGCCGGGTCACTGATCGGCACCAGCTCCGTGCGGCGTCGCGCACAGCTCAGCATCCACCGGCCCGACCTGCGCACCGAGCGCATCCGCGGCAACGTCGACACCCGGTTGAACAAACTCGACGAGGATGGCAAGTACGCCGCGCTGATCCTGGCCCGCACCAGCCTGAGCCGCCTCGGCCTGCTGGAGCGCCACCACGAGATCCTCCCCCTGGAGTTCCACACCGCGAGCGAAGGCATGTCCATGGTGCCGCCCGTAGGTGCGGGCGTCATCGGTATCCAGGCTCGTCAGTCCGACGGGCCGGTCATGCGGCTGCTGGACGAGCTCAACCACGTGCCCACCGCCCGGCACGTCCTCGCTGAGCGCACCATGCTGCACATGCTGCGTGGCCACTGCAACTCCCCGATCGCCGGGCACGCCTGCACTACCGCAGACGGGAAGATGGGCTTGTTCGGCATGGTGTTCAATCGCGACGGCTCCCAGTTCGTCCGCTCCCACGCCTGGGGCGGCCACGAGGATCCGGCCACGCTCGGAGCGCGCGTCGCCGCTGATCTGCTGCACCAGGGTGCCCGTAACCTGATCACCGCCACCCGGAAATGACCACCGGGCCAAAGGCGGCGGCCTGGTCTTCCGCAAGCCGAAGGGGAAGTCCAAGCGGATGGTACCCCTGCCCCCCGAACTGATCCCGATTCTCAAGACACACCGCACCCGCCAGAAGGCGGAGCGCCTCGCGGCCGGCGCCACTTGGGAGGATCACGATCTCGTGTTCACCCAGCCGACCGGCAGGCCGATCGACAAGCACGACGACTGGGAGGAGTGGAAGGAGCTGCTGATGGCCGCCGACGTCCGGGAGACCCGGGTGCACGACGCCCGGCACACGGCCGCCACCTTGCTGATCGAGCAGGGCGTGCACGTCCGGACGGTGCAGGAGATCCTCGGGCACTCCGATATCAGGGGCACGCAGCGTTACCCGCACATCGCCTCACCGATGGCCGAGGACGGGATGCGGCGCATGGGGGCGGCCCTGTGAAACTGATCAGCCGGATGGCCGGCTGCGGAGCCCCTCCGGGAACTGCAACCGCAACGACAAAGGCGCCCACCCGATTTCGGGTGAACGCCCTGGTCATCTATGGAGCCGCCTTGGGGAATCGAACCCCAGACCCCTTCATTACGAGCGAAGCGGGAGCGCCTCGATTTCGCCTGCTGGCGTCGCTAACCAGCAGGTGAGAGGCCCTGCGGGGGAGAGAACGGACATATCTCGGGCCGTCTGAGCGCATCTCAGTCTCCCCGACCCATGATCATCTCTCCCTGGATTCTCCCAGCGCCTCCCCGCAGATTTCAGTGCGGTCGGCGGCCAGCAGCCGGGGCTTCTCCCCCTCCCGCTCGACGACGAGAACCGGGACACCCTCCTTGACTCCGAGCTGTAAGCGCTCCTCGGGCGACGGCATGCGAGCGGTCACCCGGTCGGCCGGCCCAATGATGACGCTCTGGCGGGGCTGCTCGGGGCGGACCCTGGACCCTCTGGCGGTGGTGATGATCAGCCCCTCACTGCGGAGCGTGGCCATGGCACGGCGAACGGAGTCGCGGCTGATGCCGTAGCGGTCAACGTAGTCCTTCTCTGCGGGCACGCGCTGTCCCGGCTCCAGTGCGCCTCGCGCTATCTGCGAGCGGACGAGGTCGGCCAGTTGCTTGTACACGGGGCGGTCAGCCTCCGGGTTGATCATGATCATGACCGTACGTATGGCCGTAGCAGGGTCCGGATGCGCGTGCGTACGGACGTTGCTACGTACGTACACCTCTCCAGCGACAGGTCCGCCCTACCTGGACAACCCTCACCGCGCGCCCGGCGTCTACTCTCCGCCCCCGACCCCCCGCCAGGAGTAACCAGCCATGCGGAGAAAATCCCGCCGTACCCTCGTGTCAGCCGCAGTCGCTGGCGTGCTCGTCATTACCGCCTACGGCTGCCTCACCCGAGAGCAAGACGACTCCCGGGCCGTGACGGCTATCCCAGCGGAGCCCGCCCCTTCGGAAACCACCACGGCCGCTCTACTCGCCGCCGGGTGCTCTGACCCCGGCCTGCTTACATTCCTCGACGGGGTCCAGGAGCACGCTGCCACGGGGACGCTGGATCCGGACGTGGCTGCGCTCGACTGGCACACCGGCCTGCTGCAGGCCGCCAGCGGCACCTCGCCAGAGGTGCGCGAGCGGGTCGACGCGGCGACCCGCACTGTGGAGGCATACCTGGCGACGGAAACCGGCACGGCGACAGCGCGGGCCCACGGCCGGGCGATCGCACGCGCAGCGGTGAAGGTGGTCGAGGCGTGCGGCCTCGAGGCCGACTACGACATCACGGTGCCGAAGAAGGCCAAGCCGCGGCGGTCCCCGACACCGGAGGCGGAGAGGAGTTCGGAGCGTCCGGCGGCGGATCCCCGGTTCGGGAGTTGCGCGGCGGCGAACCGGGCCGGCCACGGGCCGTACTATCGCGGCGCGGACGTGGAGTACGGGTGGTACGAGGACAGAGACGGTGACGGCACGGTGTGTGAGCGGTAGCCAGACACGCGAGAGAGGCCCGACCTTGCCCAGGGTCGAGGCTCTTCGCTGTCCGGAGCTACTCGGGGATGCGGATCTCTGAGGAGTCCGCGGGGAGGACCTCGACCTGGTCGCCGCGCTCGACCATGAGGACGGGTACGAGCTCGTCGAGGGCGAGCTCTTCGCGTTCGGCCTCGGTGGGCATGCGGGCGGTGATGCGCATGCCGGGCTCCGGAGCGACCACAGTCACTTCGGTCGCGCGGACGAAGCTTCCGCGGTTGCGCACGGTGTGGATCAGGTTCAAGTCACGCAGGTGGGCCATGGCCTGCAACACGGTGTTGCGCGCCACCCCGAACTCTTGCTCCAGGTGCGTGACGGTAGGCAGGCGCCGGCGGTACTGGCCGGACTCGATGCGCACCCGGATTGCCTGCGCGATCTGCCGATACGCGGGCAGCTCCGACTCGTAATCGATCATGGGTTGACGGTAAGTGCAGGCATCGTTAGGTCCTGAGTGCGCTCAGAGCACCTGATGATGCCTAAGTCATCTCATGACGACTGCTAAGCCATGACCTGTCCTACCCATCGGTAGCGGCGTAGCGTCGCCCCATGACTCACAGTGACCTGGAGAAGTTCGCGAAGAACTGGCCCGACTGGGTGATCTGGCAAGGCATCAGGTCGGACGCCGGGCCGGGCGACTACTACGCCAACCGGCGCCGATGGTCGGCCGATCCGCCGGCGGAGGCGTCGCTGACCGTCGTCGGCACGGACCTCGACGAGCTGGAGGTACAGCTCAAGGAGCAGCAGCGGATCGAGGAGCGGTGAGCGATCCGATCCCCGGCTGGACCGACCGGGAGGGGCGTCTCTGGTTGGACACCGGTTACACCAAGGACGGCGAGGTGGTGATCGAGCTCCTCAACGGTGCGGCCCGGGGGACGCTCGGCTGGGTGACCGCTCAGTTCGGCCCGATGGAGAGGCTGGGGGGTGTGACGCGCTGAGATGCGACGGAGGCCCCCGCCCTGGCGAGTAGGTCGGGGGCCTCCGTCATAACAGGGGGCGGTTACACGCCTTCGAGGCGGGCGACGACGCGAGCGAGCAGGTCGCGGATCTCGATCTGGCCGGCCTTGAGTTCGGCGACGTCGTCCCGCATGACGGCAGTGGTCTTCTCGATGTTGCCGACCGACCGCTCGATGACGCCGAGCCGGTCCTTGATCTCGGCGATGTCGGTCTCGACGGTGGAGACGCGCTCCTCGATGTACGGCATGGGCTCAGGATAGGACGATCCCGACGAACGCGGGGTTGAACGGTGCCGCCGTGGGGCGAGCCGCTTGGCCGGTATCGGCCGTTCCCTATGGGGGCGTTGCAATCGGCCATCGCCCGGTCACGATGACGGTGTGACCATCCATGCCGATCCTGACCTGCAACACCTCTCCGACCTCCTGGACTTTCTCCCAGGCCCCGACGACCGCGAACCAACGATCACAGGGGGACGTTCATGAGTGAGAACTACACGTCGAAAGATCTCGCTGACTGGGAACGATCAGTCAACGTCCTGAACCCCGACCCGCGCCCCGACCCCGCAGACCTGCACGAGGCCCAAGAGGCGACCGCGAACATGTGCTCGGCGTGGGGCGGCTGGATGGACATGCCGGAGGCGATCAACAACATCGTCCAGCGCGCCATCGAAGCCGGGTATCTCCAGGCGCTTTCCGATGTGCGTGACGGCAAAATCGATGGACTCGGGCCGGTGGAGGACGACTGACACATTCCCTCGCTGACAGCGGACGGCCCCAGCCGGACCATTACCGATCGCGAGCCAGTTCGGCAGCCAGGATGATCACCTCGTCTCGGGGTGCGGTCTCGCCGAGCTTCTCGCGAGCGGCGATCAGGTGGTCGGCGAAGTCGCCTCGACTGTTGAGGTAGTCGCGTGCAGCTTGGGCGGCGGGCGATGACTCCTCGGGGGCCTGCCGGGGTCTCAGGATCCGGGCGGGCCCCTTCTCGCCCTTGCGGACCCGCGATCCCTGGAGCGCCTCTCGGACGGCGGCGCGGGCTGCTGCGGCTTCCTCGGGCGTCACCGACGGCTCGCCGGGGTCCGGGGCCTGCTCGACGACGGGCGGCGGCTGGGCCGGGCGGGCGGCGTAGGCGGCGCGGCGAGCGGCTGCGGCGCGAACGTCGGCCAGGTAGCCCGGAAGGTCATTGTTCTTGGCCATGGCCCGGAAGTACGGGGTTGGCTTCTCGATTTTGACCTTGCTCGTTTTGTGAACTTCCTTGATCACTTCTCTCATCTCGTCCTCGGTGACCCCGAGGTGGCTCAGGGCGTCCATGACGATGCGCTCGTGGCCAGAGAGAGATGAGGGGTCTTGAGGGGACTGAGGGGAAGGCATCCGGGTTTCCCGGACCCTGGGAGGGCAATTCCCGGACCCTGGGCCAGCGGAATCCGGACCCTGGGAATCGTCCAGCGTCTGGGTTTCCCGGATGCTGGGGGGTGGCTCAGCATCCGGGGTTTCCGGACCCTGGGCAGCCGTGAGCGGAGGGATCCGGAAGACGGCGTGCTGATGCATCTGGCCGCGCTTCACCCGCTCCAGGGCGCCCTTGTCGATGAGGCCCGCGATGATCGCCGCGCGCTCGGTGCGCCCCGTGCGCATGCGGCGAACAAGCGTCGGGTTGCTCTCGACGCCCTTGAGGCACAGACGAGTCTCGTCTCGCGCGTCCTCGGCGATGGCGATCAGCGCCCAGCGCTCGCGGGGTGTGAGGGTCTCGGGTGCATGGTCGAGGACTTCGACCATCAAACGGACGCCCATCAGACTCCTGCGCTCAGGCGCGCGAATATGCACGTCTGAGCGCACGGCGATATCGTGACCACGGGTCTCCTCCTGCTGATCCCAGGTGGGGCTCAAGGGCCTGTTCGGTGTTGACGCACCGGCCAGGCCCGCCTTATGTAATTTGATCAATCGGCCAACGAGGGGCGCTGGCTCGCCTGCTCGATACGGTCGAAGATGTCGGCATCCGTCTCCCGCTGCCACGCCGGCAGGTCATCCCAGTCGGCCACGTACGCCGGCTTCGGGGCGGGGATGTGCTTGAAGATCTGGCCGATCCAGCAGATCGCGATGAACCGGCCGCGCTGCTCCCGGGTCAGCTTCGCCGTCTGGCGGGCGGTCACCGCGATGAACGCGCTCACCTGCTCCTCAACCGCCGCGGCGCATGAGCGCTCCCAGTCAGGCGTCTCCTCCCACGGCGTGACGTAGCCGGGCTTCGGCTCGCCAGGGAAGTGCTTCTTCACTCCGTCGATCCACGCTTCGCGGAAAGTACGGCCAGGTTCCTGCACGGTGGCTCCTTCAGGTTCCGCTGACCGTGGCCAGCTCGGCGATGTCGTTGTTCAAACTGCGTACCTGGTTGTCCGTCACATCGGCCAGGTGCGATTGCAAGCCGCGCAGCTTCTGGCCGATGACACCCGATCCAGTGCGGCGTGCGAGCTCGAGCGCGGCTCGGCCGTGTTCGAGCGTCTTGTCGATCTCGCCTCGCTGCACGCCGAGCGCGGCCAGGTCGACGAGGACGCCGGCGCGGCGGCGGGCGGACAGGTTGTGAGTAAGGGCGTCGACGAGGACAACTTCGGCGAGGTCGGGCCGTCGAAGCATCGTGTAGCAGGCGCCACGCTCTTCGTGGAGACGGCTGCCGTCGAAGCGCAGCCAACCGCCGTTGTGGATCTGACCGGTCAGATCGCGGACATGTTCAGCCGCATCAAGGGCGCGCTGGCAACCGTCGAAATCGCCGAGTCCTGCCAAGGCCTCGGCGCGGACCACATCGACCCAATGGCGGGTGGAAAGGCCGCTGTCGCCGCGGCGAGACAGGTTGGTGGCGAGGTCGAGCATCGGGACGGCCTTGCCGTACTCGCGTTCGTAGACACCGATGAAGGCATGGCGAGTCATCGCGCACGCCCACAGGTCGTAGGCGCCCGCTTCTCTGCTGGCGGACGCGGCGAGGCTGTAGCAGTGAGCGGCGTCGGTGTACTGGTTGGCATCGAAATGGATCTCGCCAGCGAGTTGAAACAGGTCGCCGGCGAGCGCGCACAGACGCCGGTGGGTGGCCTCGGTGGCGGAACGCTGGAGGCTCTCGACGAGCGCGGCGAGGTGGTCCTGTACGAGCGGGTAGACCTTGCTCTTGCTACTGGCGAGCATGAACACCTGCCACAGGTGACTGTTCAGCATTTCGTACTGGGTGGCCGTTTCGGCGTCAGGTCTGCCCGTGCGGGCTGCGATCCGGTCGAGGTCGAGTGCCTGCTCTGCCTGGGGGGTGGCGATGACAGCACCGGCCATGGTGAAGATTCTGAGTAGCTCGCGGCGGTTCATGTCGTCATCGGTCCACTCCTGCTGGGGTACGGGTTGCGGCTTCGTGGCCTGCTGCTGGATCAGCAGGGCGAAGCGGGCCTTGACGTGGTCTGGTGCCTGCCAGAGGTGGACGTCAAGGATCTGCTGTTGCTCCGGCTTTTGCTGCATCGCCGGGCACTCTTCCCATTTCGCGATGGTGCGCGCGGAGACCCCCAGTCGGGCAGCGAACCCCTCCTGGGAGTAGTGGTAGGCCTGGCGGAGGGTCTTGGCCAGGGCGCCGGTCCACGTTTCTACAACTTCCACGGCGATCTCCTTACTGAGATCCAGTCTGCCGGGGTTCTCGGCTCGCGCTAGTGGAGATTCAGTGCTGGTTCAGCGCTGGTGTGGTGTCCGTTCATGGCTACTCCGGGTGGTGTCGCGGTCCCCTTAAAGGGACAGGAAATGCCGCGCGACCTCGGGAGTTCAGGTATGAGTCGGTCCCGTCTCGGCCTCGATGTGTCCGGTGTGTTGCCGCGCCCTTTTGCCTCCCGGTGGCTGTGCCTTGATTCCGTTCTCTCGAGCGATGCGCCGGATGTAGGAGTCGGTGAACGGCGAATGCTCAGCGACGTCGGTGGGCCGCTCTCCTGCGCGCAGGGCAGCCAGGGCGGCGGCCACCACCTCTTGCCTCGCGTGTTCGTGGGCCTGCTCCGTCTGGCGGTATCGGGTGGTAGTCGCGTCGAGCAGCGCCAGGGGGCTCATTTCCTCGGTCATGAGAACAGACTACCGGAACACAGTTGCGGAACCTACACCTGTGCGCTAACGTCATGAGCGCAACAGAGTTCCGGAAGGGAAGTCCGGACACAAGTTTCGGTCAAGAAGATGTTGGTGGCCAAAAGCCTTCAGGTCACCACTCGCGCGGCCCCCCGGGCCGCCTGACCAGCTCGACCCCGGAAACCAACCGCAACAAGGAGAAGAACCATGCAGCACAACACGACGTCCGCCAGCGCCGCCGAGTTCCCCATCGTCGTCCCGAACGACCCGCACCGCCGCTCGGTGCGTAGCGAGGTCCACCTCCAGGGGAATTCCATCGTGGTTCGCCAGATCGGCTGCGCCCCGGCCGGGCACATGCTCACCCTGCAGTGGGCCGAGGAGCTGCGCGACGCCCTCGACGCGGCCATCCAGGCGACCCGCGCCGCCGGGAAGACGGTGACCGCCCCCGTCGCCGACCAGCATGAGCCCATCAAGCAGCGCATCTACATCAGCGAGCAGCCGAACACCGGACCCGCCTCGATCTGCATCGTCGAGCACGGCGACCTGCACTTCACCCCCACGCGCGCCGAGGTCATCCGCTTGGACGCCGACCTCACGCCCAGCGCCGTCCACCAGGCCGTCACCGACCACGAGGCCAAGCGTGCCGTCCTGCACGCCCACGACCTCGACTTCGTCCCGAAGATCCCCCGGGAGTACCTGGCGTTCGAGCTGGCCCAGGCCGAGGAGAAGGTCAAGCACTGCGCGACCCCCGAGAACGTCGCCCTTCTGGCCGCGATCCGTGACGACGCCGCCCGGCGCGGCCTGGTCGCCGCCTCCTAAACGAAGTGGGCCTGCCGGTGCGTCAACACCGAACAGGCCCTGTGATCCCCGCCCTGACTACACCAGAGGAGAACCATGCTCCAGGCTACTCCCGCACCGCCGCTCCACCAGCCTTGGTGCACCGACCACTACTACTACGGCCCCAACCCCGAGGACAGCTACTGCCAGCGCACCGCCCCGGGCGAGTTCTCCGGCATGTACCTGACCGACACCCACGACGGCCCCGTGATCCTCGCCAACGAGGTCGTCCACGACGAGCTCCCCCTGGCCCAGGCCGAGGCGTACTTCCGTGCCGGTCTCGCCCTGGTCGACGCGGCCCGGACGGCGGTGGCCGCGTGACCGCCGACCAGATCACCCAGACCATCACCACCCTCACCCAGGCCATGACCACGCAGCGGCCCACGATCTCCACCGGCGCCTGCACCACCCCCGGCTGCACCGCCTGCACGAAGGGCGGCAAGCGATGAGCACCCCGCCGCACACCCCGGCCAAGCCGCTCCACAGCCCCACCACCCGCGCCACCAACGCGCAGGACGCCCGCCAGCCGCTCCAGACCAGCAAGCCGAAGGGCGGCAAGTGATGCCCCGCTTCACCTTCACCACGCCCAACGGCCCCCGCGCGGTGCGGGCCGCCGACGAGGACACCGCCCGCGCCTACCTGGAGACCCAGCTCCACCACCCCGACCCCAACGGGACCGGCGGACAGCCGTACACCTCCGCCCAGCTCGCCAAGATCCGCCGCGAACGGGACGCCCGCGCCGCCCTCCTGACCCTGCGGGAGGAGCAGTGACGCCCGCCGAGCGGCTCGCCGCCACCCTCACCGCCCTCAACCAGCTCGACTCCGCGATGGCGCAGCCCGAGCCCCGGCCCCGACAGGACGACTCCGCCCGCACCAACCCGCCGAGGAGGACGAAGTGAGCAGCGAGACCGCCTGGCCCGAAGGTGTCATCGCCCGCTACCTCACCGTCGGCGGCGCCACCACCGACGTGATCGACGAGCAGACCCACGGCAGCAACCACATCAAGCACGTCTTCAGCGCGCGATGCACGGGCGCCCTGTGCGACGCGCAAATGGGGGGCGGCACCGGCACCACCTACACCGTCCCGACTCATGACGCGGAGTGGGTCAAGGAGCACAACGAGTCCTGGACGCAGGAGTACGAGGCCATCACGCGCCGCTTCGCCGAGTGGGCGCAGTCCCACGCCGAGAAGTGCCGGGCCATGCCGAAGCCGAACCAGACCTGAGGGGGCGACATGGCCACGATCACGCCGGAGACCGCCGCGAAACTCCTCATCGCCCGGTCGTACGCCGCCACAGGCGACACCGCCGCCAAGCTCCGCCACCAGGCGGACACCGTCACCCCAGGACAGACCATCCACCTAGGCAAGGACCAGCTCGTTGTCCGCTGACGTTGCGGATGCCGCCCGGCCCCACGGTCGGACGGCGTCCGGAGCACCAGCTCCACACCGACAGGAGAAGCGCATGAGCAAGAAGTACACCGACGCGGCGATGGAAACCCTGGTCAAGTCCGCCGCACAGTACCTGCTGGCCCACGAGAAGGGAGACAAGGCTGGGGCCGCTGCTGAGCTGGCCAAAGCCAAGGTCATCAGCAACAACCCGAAGGCCCGCAAGCGCTGATGTTGCGGATCGCGCCCGGTCGACCGGGCGCGTGTCCGGAGCACCAGCTCCACCGCACCCGCCTCGGGCGCGGAACAAAACGGAACACCCCAGAACGAAGGAGAACGACCATGAACAAGACCGAGCTCGTCGCCGCCGTCACCGAGCACATCGACGGCATCGACAAGAAGACCGTCGCCAAGGTCCTCGACGGAATCCTCGACGTCATCCCGATGGCCGTCGCCGCCGGCGACCCGGTCACCCTCCCGGGCTTCGGCACCTTCGACACCGTCGACAAGGCCGAGCGCGCCGGCCGACACCCGCAGACCGGCGCCCAGATCACGATCGCCGCGTCCCGGGCGCCGAAGTTCAAGCCCGGCGCCGGGTTCAAGGGCCTCGTCAACGAGAGCCGGTCCCAGGCGCTCACCCCCGCCTAACCCAAGCGGGTGGAGGCCGGCGACTCCACCGCCGACCTCCGCCCTCGACCCCGCACCTGACAGAAGCAGGAGAAGGATCTTATGGAGCACGCTACGGACACGGCCCCGGCCGCGCCAGAGCGCGCCGAGCCGAGTCGGCGCCTGTGGCGCTCCCGCGCCGAACGCCGCGCCGACGCCGCCCGCGCCCGCATCGATGAGCAGCGCGCCCGCCAGCAGGCTGAGCGCGAGCGCCTCGAAACCGAGAGCGAGCACGCCCGCCTCCGCGCGCAGCTCGACGAGCAGACCACCACCGCCGCAGCCAAGCGCCGCGACCAGCGCCGCACCCTACGCCAGCGCATCAGCCTCGCCGTCGTCCTGGCCGCCGCGAACATCGGCGTCAACGCCGCCGCCGTCCTCGGCCAGATCCTCGCCCTGATGTACGGCCTGGACTGGAAGTGGTGGCAGGCCGTCCCGCTGGCTGTCGTGGTCGAGTCGGTGGCGGTGAACGTCGGCTATCTCGCCCACGACAAGATGATCAAGGGGTTCAGTGCATACGGCCTGCGCCTGCTGTCCTACGCCATCGGCGTCGGCGTCGGCCTCT
This window contains:
- a CDS encoding GntR family transcriptional regulator — encoded protein: MIDYESELPAYRQIAQAIRVRIESGQYRRRLPTVTHLEQEFGVARNTVLQAMAHLRDLNLIHTVRNRGSFVRATEVTVVAPEPGMRITARMPTEAEREELALDELVPVLMVERGDQVEVLPADSSEIRIPE
- a CDS encoding tyrosine-type recombinase/integrase; translation: MVFRKPKGKSKRMVPLPPELIPILKTHRTRQKAERLAAGATWEDHDLVFTQPTGRPIDKHDDWEEWKELLMAADVRETRVHDARHTAATLLIEQGVHVRTVQEILGHSDIRGTQRYPHIASPMAEDGMRRMGAAL
- a CDS encoding HU family DNA-binding protein, producing the protein MNKTELVAAVTEHIDGIDKKTVAKVLDGILDVIPMAVAAGDPVTLPGFGTFDTVDKAERAGRHPQTGAQITIAASRAPKFKPGAGFKGLVNESRSQALTPA
- a CDS encoding helix-turn-helix domain-containing protein; its protein translation is MEVVETWTGALAKTLRQAYHYSQEGFAARLGVSARTIAKWEECPAMQQKPEQQQILDVHLWQAPDHVKARFALLIQQQATKPQPVPQQEWTDDDMNRRELLRIFTMAGAVIATPQAEQALDLDRIAARTGRPDAETATQYEMLNSHLWQVFMLASSKSKVYPLVQDHLAALVESLQRSATEATHRRLCALAGDLFQLAGEIHFDANQYTDAAHCYSLAASASREAGAYDLWACAMTRHAFIGVYEREYGKAVPMLDLATNLSRRGDSGLSTRHWVDVVRAEALAGLGDFDGCQRALDAAEHVRDLTGQIHNGGWLRFDGSRLHEERGACYTMLRRPDLAEVVLVDALTHNLSARRRAGVLVDLAALGVQRGEIDKTLEHGRAALELARRTGSGVIGQKLRGLQSHLADVTDNQVRSLNNDIAELATVSGT
- the hemC gene encoding hydroxymethylbilane synthase, yielding MTDVFLNRFAETPLRIGTRTSTLAKIQASRVAEMITKLAPEIPIEIVPTQVTADLWPGDLAEIGGKGAFSKEIDSALTGGRIDIAVHCVKDVPGDVPLAEGTAFGAYLERDDVHDVVVTRDGVALADLPAGSLIGTSSVRRRAQLSIHRPDLRTERIRGNVDTRLNKLDEDGKYAALILARTSLSRLGLLERHHEILPLEFHTASEGMSMVPPVGAGVIGIQARQSDGPVMRLLDELNHVPTARHVLAERTMLHMLRGHCNSPIAGHACTTADGKMGLFGMVFNRDGSQFVRSHAWGGHEDPATLGARVAADLLHQGARNLITATRK
- a CDS encoding excalibur calcium-binding domain-containing protein is translated as MLVITAYGCLTREQDDSRAVTAIPAEPAPSETTTAALLAAGCSDPGLLTFLDGVQEHAATGTLDPDVAALDWHTGLLQAASGTSPEVRERVDAATRTVEAYLATETGTATARAHGRAIARAAVKVVEACGLEADYDITVPKKAKPRRSPTPEAERSSERPAADPRFGSCAAANRAGHGPYYRGADVEYGWYEDRDGDGTVCER
- a CDS encoding GntR family transcriptional regulator gives rise to the protein MINPEADRPVYKQLADLVRSQIARGALEPGQRVPAEKDYVDRYGISRDSVRRAMATLRSEGLIITTARGSRVRPEQPRQSVIIGPADRVTARMPSPEERLQLGVKEGVPVLVVEREGEKPRLLAADRTEICGEALGESRER